GCCCTCTTCGAGCGAGCCGATCTCGGCGCCTAGACCGAGCGAGCAGGCGGCGTTGAGGGTGGCGGCGGTGAGCGCCTCCTCGATCGACAGCCGCAGCTCGAAAACGGCGAGCGTCAGGATCGTCGGCATCGATTCGGTGTTGCAAGATCCGGGATTGCAGTCGGTGGCGAGCGCCACCGGCACACCGCGTGCGACGAGCGTGCGGGCCGGCGCATAGACGTGCTTCATCAGGAAGAAGCTGGTGCCCGGCAACAGGATGGCGACCACGCCGGCCGCGGCCAGCGCGTCGATGCCGCGCTCGGAGACGGCCATCAGATGGTCGGCCGAGAGTGCTCCGAGCTCGGCGGCCAGCTCGGCGCCGCCGGAGTCGACGAACTCGTCGGCGTGGAGGCGCGGCGCGAGGCCGTGCTCGCGACCCGCCTCGAGGATGCGCCGCGACTCGTCGGCGGAGAAGACGCCGCGCTCGCAGAAGACGTCGCAGAACCGCGCCAGCCTCTCGGCGGCCACTGCCGGGACGATCTCCGAGCAGACGATCTCGACGTAACGCGCGCGATCGTCGCGATGCTCGGGTGGCACCTCGTGAGCGGCCAGCAGCGTCGGCACCAGCTCGACCGGCTGGGTTCCCGCGGCGCGGCGGATCGCCGCGAGCTGCTTGAGCTCGTCGACGAGCGACAGTCCGTAGCCGCTCTTGGCCTCGGCCGTCGTGGTGCCGCAGGCGAGCATCCGGGCGAGCCGCGGGCGCATCGCGGCGGCAAGCTCGTCGGCGGAAGCCCCGCGGGTCGAGCGCACGGTGGAGAGGATGCCGCCGCCCGCCTCGGCAATTTCCTGATAGCTCCTGCCGGCGAGTCGCATGGCGAACTCGTGCTCCCGGCTACCGGCCCACGGGAGGTGGGTGTGTGGGTCGACGAAGCCGGGCACCAGCGTGCCGCCGCCCCCGTCGAGGCGAGGCGTGTCGGGGAGCTCGCCGAGACGCGCCAGGCGCTCCTCGCGCGGTCCGAGAAAAGCGATCCGTCCGTCGCGGCAAAGCAGCTCGGCGTTCTGGAAACGACGCACGGCCCCCTGCGCGGGTCCGGCCTGGGGTGCCGTGCCGAGCGGCGTGGCGATCTCGGCGAGGTTCTCGATCAGCAGGTCGTGGCTCACCGGCTGATTATGCGGGAGGAAGGGCGTCGCTGGGGACGGCGGCGGGCGCGAAGGGCGGACGGGCTTCTCGCGCCGACGCGAACCGCCCGCCGCTCAGGCCTGCCGGCGAACGCGCGGCAGGGTGTGGACCGAGGCGGTGTGCAGATCGTCCTCTTCGTCGGTCTCGACCATCTGCCGATAGAGATCGAGCGCGTTGCGCAGGCGCATCCGCAGCTCCTTGCGCTGCAGCCGCAGCTCCTGGATCTTCGCCTCGATCCGCTGTGCCTGCTCGAGCGCCTGCTCGACGATCTTGTCGGCCGCGAGCTCGGCCTCCTTGATCAGCAGCTGCGCCTCCTTGTGGGAGGCCGCGACGATCTCCTCGGAGAGCTTCTGACCGCGCACCAGCGTCTCCTGCAACTGGTGCTCGCGCTCCTCGGCCTCCCGCAGCCGGTCGGCGAAGAAGCGGTTCTCCCGCTCCAGGTGATCGATGCGGGCGATTCGGCTGGCGAGCTCCTCCGCGACCAGGGCGAGGAAGCCCTGCACCTCGTCCGGGTCGAGGCCCTTGCGGCGCTCGGAGAACTGGGTCTTCTGGATGTCGAGGGGGGTCAGGCTCATGGTGCCTCCTCAGAAGATCGCCGGCCGCAGGGCGAGCGAATAGACGAGGCCGTACTTGAGAAGTTGAATGACGAGGATCACCAGCATCGGCGAGAGGTCGAGCCCGCCGAGCTTGTGCGGGGGGACGAGCCGGCGCAACGGCCGCAACACCGGCTCGGTCAGCCGGGCGAGCAGCCGGACGATCGGGTTGTACGGGTCGGGGCTCACCCAGGAGAGGAGCGCCCGGATGATGATCACCCAGGTGTAGAGGTCGAGCAGCGCGAAGAGCAGGCGCAGCAGGCCGAAACCGTATCCCGTCGCGAGCCCCATGGGACGCCAGACTGTAGCACGCACGCCGAGGTGCGGCGTGAATTCCTTCACTCGCGAGCGAAGCCGCCGAGCTCGGCGGTGAGCCAGACGCGCTGGCTCTCTTTCCGCGGATCGATCTCGACCACGCGGCCGCGCCCGTCGACGAAGAGCGCGCGCGTGCCGAGCGGTGCGCTGCGCAGCGCCGGGAGGATCGCCCGCAGACCCTCCCCGAGCGTGCGGATCTCGCCGGTGGCAAGGTGCACGGCGACCGCCCGCCAGGAAAGCGGCGCGCCGCGCGGATCGGCGAGGTTGCGGACCTCCAGAGAATTCGGCGGGAGCGGCGGCTCGGCGTCGGCGCTCACGCTGGCGACGAGGACCTCCCCGCGAGCGGCGACGGCGGCGAAGCGCGCGACTCCCGGCAGAGCGATGTCGTGCACCTCCCCGGTGGCGGGCTCGAGCCAGTGCAGGATGAGCCCCTCGTGAGATCGCCGAGTCCAGATGGCGCGCTCGTCCGGGAGCCAGGTGGGAAGCGCGGTCGCGCTGGCGAGCGAGGGTGCGAGGAGCGAGGGCATCCCCGGCTCGACCCGGAAAATGCCGAGCGCCTCCGAGGACACCGCTCGCCAGTCACGGAGCCAGGGCCGAATCGCGACGAGACCTCCGCGGGGGGAGAGCGACGTCGCGTAGCCGCCGATCGTGTTGTCGTCGAGCGGCGCCAGGGCGACGCGACCGACGTCTCGGATCAAGGCACGATCGAAGTCGATGCGCCGGGCCTGGAGGGAGCGGGAGCGGGATCCCGACGCCTGGGCTTCCGAGACGAGACGCGCGACGACGAGCGAGGTCTTGTCGACGAACCGCGACTCCCATCCCGGATAGCCGAAGTGGTCGAACCCGGGCAAAGGGAACGTCCGGGTGACGCTTCCATCCTGTGTGCGCAGAAGCGTTGCGCGGCCGGAGGATAGCGTCGCGAGATTCACTCCGTCAGGAGAGAAGGCGAGAGCCGAGTCGACGACCCGGTCGGCGGGCATCTGCAGGGCGATCGGTGCAGCTCGGTCGTGGGTCTCGGCAAGGAAACGCGCGTAGCCATCCCCACTCGGCCCGAACCAGGTCATCGCGTTGCCTGACGGGGCGGCGATGACGGACAGGGCCTCCCTCCAGGTGGAATCGACATCGAACCCCAAGTGCCGGCAATCCCCGGACGACTCCTCGCACACGAAGAGCCCATGGAGATCGCTCCGACCGCTCAGGCCACCGGACAGAGCGAACCAACGGGCCTCGGCGGGCGCGATGACCCGAGTCGTGTCGAGCCGCAGGCGGTCGGGGCCGGGGTGGAGCGTCGACCAGCCGTAGGCGCCGAGTGCGCTCGTTGCCAGGCCAAGGGCACACCAGAGCGTCAGCGAGAAGAGCCGGTGGGTGTGGGCGAGATCGGCTCGCCCGCGGCGCAGAGAGACGAACCCGGCCAGGACGAGTGCCAGCAGGAGTGCCAGCGCGAAGAGCAGGCCGACGGCGATCCGGGTGACCAGGGCACCCGCCCAGAAAAGCCGTGACCCCGTGGCGCCGAGAGCGGACCCGACCGCGGCCAGACCGAGGAGATCCAAGGCGAGCCAGCGTGAGCGAGACCGCTCGAGGAGGCCCAGTCCCTGGCCAAGGAAGAAGACCAGCGCCAGAGCGAGGAGCGCGAAGAGGAGGTAGACGCGAGGAGTCCCCGGGGCGTGGGCGATGGAGATCGAGTCGATGGTGTGCCAGCCGAGATCACCGGTCAGCGTCGTCGGGAAGAGCGCCAGGAGGACGGAAGCGTAGATCGCGACGAGGGCCGCTGCATTCCGTCCGAGCCAGAGCGCGGTCGCCGACACGGGACGGCAGAGCCAATAGCGAAGTCGTCCCGAAGCGAGCTCGGGAGCGAACAGGGAGCTGCCGATGCCGATCGCGAGCAGAAAGCCGAGTGTTCCGGCGATCGCCAGGGCCGTGGCGCCGCGGACGTCGGCGGGTGAGGCGCCTCCGCGGGGATAGAGCCCGACCGCCGCGAATGGGATCAGCCCGGCCACCAGCGCGAGCAGCAGAAATCGGCGGCGAGCAGCGAGCTCGTCACGGAAGACAGCGACGGCAGCCCTCATGCGGCGCTCCTTTCGTGCTCGTCGATCTGCAGGCGGAAGATCTCGTCGAGAGGAAGCGGCTCGAGGCGAATCTCCTGCCTGCTCTGGAGCTCGTCGTTCCGCTCGTCGGGGAACGCGCTGACCAACCACTCGTGTCCCCACGCGGTCTGGCGCTCGCCGAGCGGATGCCAGGCGGTGACAAGTTCGTTGGAAGTGTCGAGTGGCAGGGTGACGCGGCGATGCCGCGCGCGGAGCGCTTCGAGCGGCTCGTCGAGCAGCAGCCGGCCCTGGTGGAGGAATCCGACGCGATCGGCGAAACGTCCGACGGCGTCGAGGTCGTGGGTGGCGAGGAGCACCGTCGTCGGCCGCTCGGCGAGCGTTTCGACGAGCGCATCGAGCACCGAGCGGCGCGCCACCGGGTCGAGGCCGAGCGTCGGATCGTCGAGAATCAGCACGCGGGGGCGGGGAGAGAGCGCGAGGGCGACGAGCGTCTTCTGGCCGCGAGAGAGCTTGCCGAAGGGACGATCGAGTGGGACGCGCTCGCGCGCCAGCGCGGCGGTGAAGAGCTCGTCGTCCCAGGCCTTGTAGATCCGCGAGGCGAAGGTGCCGAGCGCGCGCACGGTGCGATCGGACGGGGCTTCCGGCTCCTCCGGGACGACGCCGACGTGCTGCATGAGCTCGGCGCTCTGGCGCCAGGGGTCGCGTCCCAGGAGGAGGCATTGGCCCGCTTCGGGGCGGCGCAGGCCGAGCAGCGCGCGCAGGAGCGAGGACTTCCCGGCACCGTTGCGCCCGAGCAGGGCGTAGACGCTCCCCGCCGCGATGTCGAGGTCGAGGTGATCGACCGCGAGGACCTTTCCGAAGCGGACCGTGAGGCTGCGAATCGAGATCGGAGAAGCACCCGGCGTGGGCACGGGGTCAGTCATCGGCGGCCTCCTCTTCGGGACGGGGAAGCGCTTCCTCCCAGGCCGCGGCAAGCGCGCTGCGGGCCTCCGGGAGCTCGACGCGCAGCGAGCGGGCGAGCGCGGCGAAGCGCCGCGCGCCCGCGGCGAGCTGTCGCTCCCGTTCGCGCGTCGAAAGACGGGGCAAGCTCGCGGCGACAAAGGTCCCCTCGCCGCGCCGCACCGCGAAGAGGCCGCGATCGGTCAGACGCTGGTAGGCCTTGGCCACCGTCGCCGGATTCACCGCCATCTCGCGCGCCAGCTCGCGCACCGACGGGATCGCGCTGCCGGCAGCGAGCATCCCGCCGGCGACGAGCTGCGCGAACCCCTCCTCGATCTGCCGCCAGATCGGTCGCGAGTCGTTGGGGTCGAGGCTCAGCATGGCGTCGCGTCCGAGACTTACTGTACTAGTACTGCGATACATCAGTCAACGTGCGCCCTCCGCGGCGGGTGGCGCCTCCGTCGTGTTACCGTAGGTGTATTCATCGGGGGAGACGAGCCATGCGCACGCAGATCGCTGTTGCGCTACTGCTCCTGACGGCAACGGTGGTCGAGGGCGAAGAGGCCCATCTGCTCGCCGACTTGAACCAGGACTTCGCGTCGGCCACCGGGTCGACGCCCTGGTTCTATTCGGCACTTCCCGACGCGGTCGTCTTCACCGCCCGCTCGCTGCCCGGCGAGTGGGGCCACCACCAGCTCTGGCGCAGTGATGGCACTCCGCAGGGGACCTTCCCCATCGCCGAGATCTGCGACTCCGACGGTGGCATCGATCGGACCGAGCTCTTGGGTGTCGTCGGAGGAGTCGCGCTCTTCCGCTTTCACAGCTGTCTGCCCGAGCAGCCCTCTGGGCTCTGGAGCAGCGATGGCACCGCCGCGGGGACCTACTCGCTCGTCGTTGCCGGTCGCGGCAATCCGCTCTCCTACCCGGGCGGTGTCAACGCAACCAGAGCGACCGTGCTGGGCGACCAGCTCTTCTTCACGAGCCTGGAGCCGGACTCGGACCGACACGAGCTCTGGCGCACGGACGGGACGCGCGCGGGCACCCAGCGTGTGGCCGTCTTCAATCAGACAATCGAGACGAGCAACGTGGCGGCTTTCGTCGCGGTCGGAGATCGACTCGTCCTCGTCCTCGACGGCACGACCCGATACGAAGTGTGGAGGAGCGACGGGATGACCGCCGGGACGGTTCTCGCGGAGGACCGGCTGAGCCTGCGCGGGCAGACATTCGCCGCTTCGGGCACCCACCTGTTCTCCTCGGCCGGG
This genomic window from Holophagales bacterium contains:
- a CDS encoding DivIVA domain-containing protein gives rise to the protein MSLTPLDIQKTQFSERRKGLDPDEVQGFLALVAEELASRIARIDHLERENRFFADRLREAEEREHQLQETLVRGQKLSEEIVAASHKEAQLLIKEAELAADKIVEQALEQAQRIEAKIQELRLQRKELRMRLRNALDLYRQMVETDEEDDLHTASVHTLPRVRRQA
- a CDS encoding GntR family transcriptional regulator, with translation MLSLDPNDSRPIWRQIEEGFAQLVAGGMLAAGSAIPSVRELAREMAVNPATVAKAYQRLTDRGLFAVRRGEGTFVAASLPRLSTRERERQLAAGARRFAALARSLRVELPEARSALAAAWEEALPRPEEEAADD
- a CDS encoding imidazolonepropionase; protein product: MSHDLLIENLAEIATPLGTAPQAGPAQGAVRRFQNAELLCRDGRIAFLGPREERLARLGELPDTPRLDGGGGTLVPGFVDPHTHLPWAGSREHEFAMRLAGRSYQEIAEAGGGILSTVRSTRGASADELAAAMRPRLARMLACGTTTAEAKSGYGLSLVDELKQLAAIRRAAGTQPVELVPTLLAAHEVPPEHRDDRARYVEIVCSEIVPAVAAERLARFCDVFCERGVFSADESRRILEAGREHGLAPRLHADEFVDSGGAELAAELGALSADHLMAVSERGIDALAAAGVVAILLPGTSFFLMKHVYAPARTLVARGVPVALATDCNPGSCNTESMPTILTLAVFELRLSIEEALTAATLNAACSLGLGAEIGSLEEGKRADLVLLDAPNLFHLAYHFGVNPVRAVVKGGRVVHLAT
- a CDS encoding YggT family protein; translation: MGLATGYGFGLLRLLFALLDLYTWVIIIRALLSWVSPDPYNPIVRLLARLTEPVLRPLRRLVPPHKLGGLDLSPMLVILVIQLLKYGLVYSLALRPAIF
- a CDS encoding ABC transporter ATP-binding protein, yielding MTDPVPTPGASPISIRSLTVRFGKVLAVDHLDLDIAAGSVYALLGRNGAGKSSLLRALLGLRRPEAGQCLLLGRDPWRQSAELMQHVGVVPEEPEAPSDRTVRALGTFASRIYKAWDDELFTAALARERVPLDRPFGKLSRGQKTLVALALSPRPRVLILDDPTLGLDPVARRSVLDALVETLAERPTTVLLATHDLDAVGRFADRVGFLHQGRLLLDEPLEALRARHRRVTLPLDTSNELVTAWHPLGERQTAWGHEWLVSAFPDERNDELQSRQEIRLEPLPLDEIFRLQIDEHERSAA